The proteins below are encoded in one region of Methanosarcina barkeri 3:
- a CDS encoding MarC family protein: protein MITENLGFLIHVFTIIFIVVNPISGVVTFISLTSKMTNEEKNEIAKKSVMLACAIAVFFAIAGNIILNLFGISVDSLRVAGGILLFSIAFDMMHAKVSKGRITEEEISHSQEREDIWIFPISLPLLTGPGTISTVIVLIGGTEAIVQKIIILVSIVLTFIICYYIFQFSRGIHKLIGYNGMLVFTRLMGLLLAALAVDLTVKGIINLYQLTT, encoded by the coding sequence GTGATAACCGAAAACCTCGGGTTTTTAATTCACGTTTTCACAATTATCTTCATTGTTGTCAACCCTATCAGCGGAGTAGTGACTTTCATCTCTTTGACCAGCAAGATGACAAATGAGGAGAAAAACGAAATCGCAAAAAAGTCAGTCATGCTTGCGTGCGCAATTGCCGTATTTTTTGCAATTGCAGGAAACATCATACTTAACCTGTTCGGCATTAGCGTAGATTCGCTGCGGGTTGCAGGAGGAATCCTGCTTTTCAGCATTGCTTTTGATATGATGCATGCTAAAGTCTCAAAGGGGAGGATTACTGAAGAAGAGATTTCTCACTCTCAGGAACGAGAAGACATCTGGATCTTCCCGATAAGCCTCCCGCTTCTGACAGGACCGGGTACGATCAGTACAGTGATTGTCCTGATAGGAGGAACAGAAGCAATTGTGCAAAAAATAATAATTCTTGTATCAATCGTACTGACGTTCATTATTTGCTATTACATCTTTCAATTCTCAAGGGGAATTCACAAGCTAATAGGATATAACGGAATGCTGGTATTTACAAGGCTGATGGGACTTTTGCTTGCTGCTCTTGCAGTGGATTTAACTGTTAAAGGAATAATAAATCTATACCAGTTAACAACATGA
- a CDS encoding NosD domain-containing protein encodes MKNPVDTIIYAANSEDDVFNVVADNVTINGFGISDAGTDQYGDDKAGIYFDGVNNSVIKKNNVFSNGYGIFLLDSCNNTLTENNAYMTGIDGIFLWNSSNNKLNNNFINATNHEGIYIYTSSSNNEISNNTVSYAGFGIKLVYLCENNTITNNTISNTDLGIFLRESSRNFLTSNIANFNGWSGIDLEYSTENRLYNNTVNFNNNNGIFLVESSDNKLDYNNASNNIEYGININNSSRNNILIGNIANSNGKENIHVVDPENNTVNSSGQELPFQGSILTIIAIASTALILGKRCR; translated from the coding sequence CTGAAAAATCCAGTAGATACTATTATTTATGCTGCTAACTCTGAAGATGACGTATTCAATGTTGTAGCAGATAACGTAACTATTAATGGCTTTGGTATAAGTGATGCTGGAACCGATCAGTATGGAGACGATAAAGCCGGAATTTATTTTGATGGAGTCAACAATAGTGTCATAAAGAAAAATAATGTTTTTTCAAACGGTTACGGCATTTTTTTGTTAGACTCGTGCAACAATACACTTACTGAAAATAATGCGTATATGACTGGAATCGATGGAATTTTCTTATGGAATTCAAGTAACAATAAGCTGAATAATAATTTCATAAACGCGACCAATCATGAAGGCATATATATATACACATCTAGTAGTAATAATGAAATAAGTAATAATACTGTCAGCTATGCCGGATTTGGGATTAAGTTGGTTTATTTATGTGAAAACAACACAATTACTAATAATACTATATCAAACACTGATTTAGGAATTTTTCTTAGAGAATCGAGTCGTAATTTTCTGACTAGCAACATTGCAAATTTTAACGGCTGGAGTGGTATAGATCTTGAGTACAGTACAGAAAACAGACTATACAACAACACTGTAAATTTTAACAATAATAATGGAATATTTTTGGTAGAATCAAGTGACAATAAGTTAGATTATAACAATGCCTCAAATAATATAGAATATGGTATAAACATCAATAACTCCAGCAGGAACAACATATTAATTGGTAACATTGCAAATTCAAATGGTAAAGAAAATATTCATGTTGTTGATCCAGAAAACAATACAGTAAACAGTTCAGGTCAAGAATTGCCATTTCAAGGCTCTATATTAACAATCATTGCAATTGCAAGTACGGCTTTAATTCTTGGAAAAAGATGTAGATAA
- a CDS encoding ATPase, T2SS/T4P/T4SS family, with the protein MNIKAKLHDAVNALNYGSLSVQDKKVEETCSYRIKQTKSRKTIVINCRECDSGSSLNDMHCRKNIFGILQKEVKANCLVLSRLYERDYEGEALSLLYTLAGFEGIVTAYESAEKVPRACTFSEKKNCELERKKIIASFAKTVEGDPLKARLEIKRFIQEKRLNKNSDRVTQKFTGTILERIPEKFTGKITERVTEKDSEKNSEKNSETTSVCKACSERFHQMLYEIEGKLSVFPEIPVIKKSEVRVLSKESVEDSKKGQGKTIEKTIRKMAGNLIKNTSGEVTLAEISRHFPFLSTENLKEKLEKNKSAAEELYDYESGIKPHVRPPFSSSRIYADVPENTEFLECYDIDGREGRKLEVSIYRYIDRPEKLYMIRPPEYNLREEDLRLLEKVRMRMIRHRPKDLAFTDPIVAREYFKRMAKALLEEELLTSGKACSPDELESYADLLARYTNGLGIVEDLLSDARITDVYINAPADKNPVHVVLEGEECVSNVFLSQDDLDALVSRFRIISGRPFGEAIPVLELNLEAFGVRVSVIGDPLSASGLAYAFRKHSLSPWTLPKLINTGSVSPYAAGLLSFLMDGQASVLVAGEVGAGKTSLLSAMLLEIPQKYRILTIEDTHELPIEELQSLGWKVQGMSSQSSVLKSGAEMSPETALRAALRLGNSALVLGEVRGEEVKVLYEAMQVGKAGNSVIGTIHGSSTENVYERIVHTLGVPPASFKATDAVIICSSIRLEGSMKKLKRVSHIAEITSAVIENPEPSDIFTDIMKYYASQDCLLAEKALEQGQSELIEKIARKWGISIDRALKNIELRARIKEKIAIEGLKKSFLLEAEAVSQANNMFWLLSDSMKNGESYENEYGNNLIDSSVNSCAVNSADNFESDCRNDLEILYRQWETWFENFARKGSDKGK; encoded by the coding sequence TTGAATATAAAGGCAAAACTTCATGATGCTGTCAATGCCCTTAATTATGGCAGTCTTTCCGTACAGGATAAAAAGGTAGAGGAAACCTGCTCTTACCGGATAAAGCAGACAAAAAGCCGGAAAACCATTGTCATCAATTGTAGGGAATGTGATTCGGGATCTTCCCTTAACGACATGCACTGCAGAAAAAACATTTTCGGAATTCTGCAAAAAGAGGTTAAGGCCAACTGTCTGGTGCTCTCAAGGTTGTATGAGCGAGACTACGAAGGAGAAGCCCTGTCTTTACTTTATACTCTTGCAGGTTTTGAGGGAATTGTAACAGCGTATGAAAGTGCGGAAAAAGTTCCCAGAGCCTGTACTTTCTCTGAAAAGAAAAACTGCGAACTGGAAAGAAAAAAAATAATTGCTTCTTTTGCTAAAACCGTAGAGGGTGACCCTTTAAAAGCCAGGCTGGAAATAAAGAGGTTTATTCAGGAAAAAAGGCTGAATAAAAACTCAGACAGAGTTACACAGAAATTTACGGGAACAATTTTGGAAAGAATCCCTGAGAAATTTACAGGAAAAATTACAGAAAGAGTTACAGAAAAGGATTCGGAAAAGAATTCAGAAAAGAATTCGGAAACTACTTCAGTTTGTAAAGCTTGTTCCGAGCGTTTTCATCAGATGCTTTATGAAATTGAAGGAAAACTATCCGTTTTTCCTGAAATTCCTGTTATCAAAAAATCTGAAGTTCGAGTCTTATCAAAAGAATCGGTAGAAGATTCCAAAAAAGGACAGGGAAAAACGATCGAAAAAACAATAAGAAAAATGGCAGGAAACCTGATAAAGAACACGTCAGGAGAAGTAACCCTGGCAGAAATTTCCAGACACTTCCCATTTTTATCAACTGAAAACCTGAAGGAAAAACTGGAGAAAAATAAAAGTGCGGCAGAAGAACTTTATGACTATGAAAGCGGCATCAAACCCCATGTTAGACCCCCTTTTTCCAGTTCCAGGATCTATGCAGATGTGCCTGAAAATACCGAATTTCTTGAGTGCTACGACATAGACGGTAGGGAAGGCAGGAAACTTGAAGTCTCAATTTATCGCTATATTGACAGGCCGGAAAAACTTTACATGATCAGACCTCCTGAGTATAATCTCAGGGAGGAAGACCTCAGACTGCTTGAAAAAGTTCGGATGAGAATGATCAGGCACAGGCCAAAAGACCTTGCTTTTACAGATCCGATCGTAGCAAGGGAGTATTTCAAGCGCATGGCAAAAGCGCTTCTGGAGGAAGAATTGCTCACAAGCGGGAAAGCCTGCAGCCCTGACGAACTTGAAAGCTACGCCGACCTGCTTGCAAGATATACGAACGGACTAGGGATAGTTGAAGACCTGCTTTCCGATGCCAGGATTACGGATGTATATATTAATGCTCCTGCCGACAAAAACCCTGTACACGTTGTGCTGGAGGGAGAGGAATGCGTAAGTAATGTTTTTCTCTCGCAGGACGACCTTGATGCCCTTGTCTCCAGGTTCAGGATCATCAGTGGAAGGCCCTTTGGAGAAGCGATTCCTGTGCTGGAACTTAACCTTGAGGCTTTCGGGGTAAGGGTTTCGGTAATAGGAGACCCTCTCAGTGCAAGTGGGCTTGCTTATGCCTTCAGAAAGCATTCCCTCTCACCCTGGACCCTGCCTAAGCTGATCAATACAGGCTCGGTCTCCCCATATGCAGCCGGACTTTTAAGCTTTCTAATGGACGGGCAAGCTTCAGTCCTGGTAGCAGGAGAAGTCGGAGCAGGAAAAACGTCCCTGCTATCTGCCATGCTGCTTGAGATTCCGCAGAAGTACAGGATTCTTACAATCGAAGATACCCATGAACTCCCCATCGAGGAGCTTCAGAGCCTGGGCTGGAAGGTTCAGGGAATGAGCTCACAGTCCTCGGTTTTGAAATCAGGAGCTGAAATGAGCCCTGAAACTGCGCTTCGAGCAGCTCTGCGTCTTGGGAATTCCGCCCTTGTGCTTGGTGAAGTGCGGGGGGAGGAAGTAAAAGTGCTATATGAAGCCATGCAGGTCGGAAAAGCCGGAAACTCGGTTATAGGGACCATTCACGGTTCATCTACCGAAAACGTATATGAGAGAATCGTGCACACCCTTGGAGTTCCTCCAGCCTCGTTTAAAGCGACGGATGCCGTAATTATCTGCTCAAGTATAAGGCTTGAAGGCAGCATGAAAAAACTAAAACGGGTGAGCCATATTGCAGAAATCACCAGTGCAGTAATCGAAAATCCCGAACCTTCGGATATCTTTACGGATATAATGAAATATTATGCATCTCAGGACTGCTTGCTTGCAGAAAAGGCTCTGGAGCAAGGACAATCCGAACTTATAGAAAAGATTGCCAGAAAATGGGGGATTTCCATAGATAGAGCCTTAAAAAATATCGAACTTCGGGCAAGAATAAAAGAAAAAATAGCAATTGAAGGGCTAAAAAAATCATTCCTGCTGGAAGCCGAAGCCGTTAGCCAGGCAAATAACATGTTCTGGCTGCTTTCGGACTCCATGAAGAACGGAGAGTCATACGAAAATGAGTATGGAAATAATCTCATAGATAGTTCAGTGAATAGCTGTGCGGTTAATTCTGCAGATAATTTTGAATCCGACTGCAGGAATGACCTGGAAATTCTTTATAGGCAGTGGGAAACCTGGTTTGAGAATTTTGCCAGAAAAGGCTCGGATAAAGGAAAATGA